The Halosimplex litoreum genome has a window encoding:
- a CDS encoding DUF456 domain-containing protein has protein sequence MQLPALSALPADLFVIVAFVLLVGGVVGSVTPLVPGGILSLAGVVVYWWASGFAEPNVFVLSGLLFVALIAVATDWLAGAVSAKAGGASTRTTVIATVVGLVGLVWGPLGFLVGTAGTVFVLELVDGGEFEESARAAGVTLLGMLTSSVLQILLTAGVLVAMVGVVLL, from the coding sequence ATGCAACTCCCCGCACTCTCCGCCCTCCCCGCAGACCTGTTCGTGATCGTCGCGTTCGTCCTGCTGGTCGGCGGCGTCGTCGGCAGCGTCACCCCGCTCGTCCCGGGCGGCATCCTCTCGCTGGCCGGCGTCGTCGTCTACTGGTGGGCCAGTGGCTTCGCCGAACCGAACGTCTTCGTCCTCTCGGGCCTGCTGTTCGTCGCGCTGATCGCCGTCGCGACCGACTGGCTGGCCGGTGCCGTCTCCGCGAAGGCCGGCGGTGCCTCCACCCGGACGACCGTGATCGCCACCGTCGTCGGCCTCGTCGGGCTCGTGTGGGGCCCGCTGGGATTCCTCGTCGGCACCGCCGGCACCGTGTTCGTCCTCGAACTGGTCGACGGCGGCGAGTTCGAGGAGAGCGCCCGCGCCGCCGGCGTGACCCTACTGGGCATGCTCACCTCCAGCGTCCTGCAGATCCTGTTGACCGCGGGCGTCCTCGTCGCGATGGTCGGCGTCGTCCTGCTGTGA
- the tmcA gene encoding tRNA(Met) cytidine acetyltransferase TmcA, with protein MTVDRVANALREEARATNERRLLVLAGEGEATRAAAVDALDAVDIESRDVTYLGESEGTPWERITLASAGDLLGTTHGALVVDCHEACRPNALGRAVGAVDGGGLLVLCVPSLDSWPDRRDGFDESLAVPPFDVADVAGNFRRRLVGLLRAHPGIAIVDVGDGTTEPTVERDGLTEPAPHRPVDPPAAPDDAAFPDSVYRRCRTDDQVTAVEALEALGEPGTALVVEADRGRGKSSAAGLAAGALALAGRDVLVTAPQYRGAAEVFARAREVLVDARALAGDPDESDPTLLETSQGRVRFEKPTTAAELPDGPDAVVVDEAAALPVGLLERFLDAPAAAFATTVHGYEGAGRGFSVRFRDRLEESDFDVTDVSMTDPIRYAAGDPVEVWAFRALLLDAGPAVDSLVEDTGRDSPSPDYRAFDAADLLADEHLLRETFGLLVAAHYRTEPSDLARLLDAPNVTVRALTHEGHVVSVALLAREGNLPADLRAHMYEGGRVRGNMIPDVLTSQLRDEDAGVPEGLRVLRIATHHAVRSRGLGSRLLAEVRSEFAEDVDWLGTGYGATPELLDFWRANGFSTVHLSTTRNDASGEYSAVMLAPTSDAGRDLADRHSRWFVDRVAAMLSDPLDDMDPDVVRAALRSVDGTTDLDLTEWEWRLLAGMTGGAGIFDTSPRPLRRLTVRYLTDAGGPTTGEDADGEPSEALLTPRQERLLVRKALQGHSWGAVAEELDFHSHGQCMRALGAATRPLLSRFGGSKTTQELERLK; from the coding sequence ATGACCGTCGACCGCGTCGCGAACGCACTCCGCGAGGAAGCCCGCGCGACCAACGAACGGCGGCTGCTCGTCCTCGCCGGTGAGGGCGAAGCCACCCGCGCGGCCGCCGTCGACGCCCTCGACGCGGTCGACATCGAGTCGCGAGACGTGACCTACCTCGGTGAGTCCGAGGGGACGCCCTGGGAGCGGATCACGCTTGCCAGCGCCGGCGACCTGCTCGGGACGACCCACGGCGCGCTCGTAGTCGACTGTCACGAGGCGTGTCGCCCGAACGCGCTCGGGCGAGCGGTCGGCGCCGTCGACGGCGGCGGCCTGCTCGTCCTCTGTGTCCCCTCGCTCGATTCGTGGCCCGACCGCCGCGACGGGTTCGACGAGAGCCTCGCCGTCCCGCCGTTCGACGTGGCAGACGTGGCGGGCAACTTCCGGCGTCGGCTGGTGGGGTTGCTGCGCGCTCATCCCGGGATCGCCATCGTCGACGTGGGCGACGGCACGACCGAACCGACCGTCGAGCGCGACGGGCTGACCGAGCCCGCGCCGCACCGCCCCGTCGACCCGCCGGCGGCCCCGGACGACGCCGCGTTCCCCGACAGCGTCTATCGGCGATGCAGAACCGACGACCAGGTGACGGCCGTCGAGGCCCTCGAAGCGCTCGGCGAGCCGGGTACCGCCCTCGTCGTCGAGGCCGACCGCGGGCGCGGGAAGTCCAGCGCCGCGGGGCTCGCGGCGGGGGCGCTCGCACTGGCGGGCCGGGACGTGCTCGTCACCGCGCCACAGTACCGCGGCGCCGCGGAAGTGTTCGCTCGCGCCCGCGAAGTGCTGGTCGACGCGAGGGCGCTCGCGGGCGACCCCGACGAGTCGGATCCGACGCTGCTCGAAACGTCTCAGGGCCGCGTCCGCTTCGAGAAGCCGACGACCGCGGCCGAGCTACCGGACGGTCCCGACGCCGTCGTCGTCGACGAGGCCGCGGCGCTGCCCGTGGGGCTGCTCGAACGGTTCCTCGACGCCCCCGCGGCGGCGTTCGCGACCACGGTTCACGGCTACGAGGGCGCGGGTCGGGGGTTCTCCGTGCGCTTTCGCGACCGCCTCGAGGAGAGCGACTTCGACGTGACCGACGTGTCGATGACCGACCCGATCCGCTACGCCGCCGGCGATCCCGTCGAGGTGTGGGCCTTCCGCGCGCTCCTACTCGACGCGGGTCCCGCCGTCGACTCGCTCGTGGAAGACACCGGTCGCGACTCGCCGTCGCCCGACTACCGCGCCTTCGACGCCGCCGACCTGCTCGCGGACGAACACCTGCTCCGGGAAACCTTCGGACTGCTCGTCGCCGCCCACTACCGCACGGAGCCGTCGGACCTGGCTCGCCTGCTCGACGCGCCGAACGTGACCGTTCGCGCGCTCACCCACGAGGGCCACGTCGTCTCGGTCGCGCTGCTGGCGCGCGAGGGGAACCTCCCCGCGGACCTGCGGGCGCACATGTACGAGGGCGGCCGCGTGCGGGGGAACATGATCCCCGACGTGCTGACGAGTCAGCTCCGCGACGAGGACGCCGGCGTCCCGGAAGGGCTGCGCGTGCTCCGGATCGCGACCCACCACGCCGTCCGCTCGCGCGGGCTCGGGTCGCGGTTGCTCGCGGAGGTCCGGTCGGAGTTCGCCGAGGACGTAGACTGGCTCGGCACGGGCTACGGCGCGACGCCGGAACTGCTCGACTTCTGGCGTGCCAACGGCTTCTCGACCGTCCACCTCTCGACGACCCGCAACGACGCCAGCGGCGAGTACTCCGCGGTGATGCTCGCTCCCACCAGCGACGCCGGCCGCGACCTCGCCGACCGCCATTCGCGGTGGTTCGTCGACCGCGTCGCGGCGATGCTGTCGGACCCGCTCGACGATATGGACCCGGACGTGGTGCGCGCGGCGTTGCGGAGCGTCGACGGGACGACGGACCTCGACCTCACCGAGTGGGAGTGGCGCCTGCTCGCCGGGATGACGGGCGGTGCCGGCATCTTCGACACTTCGCCGCGACCGCTCCGGCGGCTGACCGTCCGGTACTTGACCGACGCCGGCGGGCCGACGACGGGCGAAGACGCCGACGGCGAACCGAGCGAGGCGCTGCTGACGCCCCGCCAGGAGCGGCTGCTCGTCCGGAAAGCGCTGCAGGGCCACTCGTGGGGAGCCGTCGCCGAGGAACTGGACTTTCACTCCCACGGCCAGTGCATGCGGGCGCTGGGGGCGGCGACCCGACCACTGCTTTCACGGTTCGGCGGCTCCAAGACGACCCAAGAGCTGGAGCGACTGAAATGA
- the rpl7ae gene encoding 50S ribosomal protein L7Ae, whose amino-acid sequence MPVYVDFDVPADLEDDALEALEVARDTGTVKKGTNETTKAVERGNAELVFVAEDVQPEEIVMHLPELADEKEIPFVFIGTQDEVGHAAGLEVGSAAAAVVDAGDAQDDVDDIAGKVEELR is encoded by the coding sequence ATGCCAGTATACGTAGATTTCGACGTGCCCGCGGACCTCGAGGACGACGCTCTTGAGGCCCTCGAGGTCGCACGAGACACAGGCACCGTGAAGAAAGGAACCAACGAGACCACCAAGGCCGTCGAGCGCGGCAACGCCGAGCTCGTCTTCGTCGCCGAGGACGTCCAGCCCGAGGAGATCGTCATGCACCTCCCGGAGCTGGCCGACGAGAAAGAGATCCCGTTCGTCTTCATCGGCACGCAGGACGAGGTCGGCCACGCCGCCGGGCTCGAAGTCGGCAGCGCGGCCGCCGCGGTCGTCGACGCGGGCGACGCCCAGGACGACGTCGACGACATCGCCGGCAAGGTCGAGGAACTCCGGTAG
- a CDS encoding 30S ribosomal protein S28e: MSAEESDGDGGSTAAEVIEVVGRTGMHGEAMQVKCRIRGGENQGRIITRNVLGPVREGDVLQLRETAREADQIGGQ; the protein is encoded by the coding sequence ATGTCTGCTGAAGAATCCGACGGAGACGGCGGTTCCACGGCCGCCGAAGTCATCGAAGTCGTGGGCCGCACGGGGATGCACGGCGAGGCCATGCAGGTCAAGTGCCGGATCCGCGGCGGCGAGAACCAGGGCCGCATCATCACGCGAAACGTCCTCGGGCCGGTCCGGGAGGGCGACGTGCTCCAGCTCCGCGAGACCGCGCGCGAGGCCGACCAGATCGGAGGCCAATAA
- a CDS encoding 50S ribosomal protein L24e produces MPRTRECDYCGTDIEPGTGTMFVRVNGSTIHYCSSKCEKNANLGRESRDLEWAGEEEAAEADDDEESESTADERPTDIEDQGQDVDAPGDTDEDLEDVEPDEAVEAGASDPDEAEADEADADSEDDESDADEEEAEAR; encoded by the coding sequence ATGCCACGAACGCGCGAATGCGACTACTGCGGCACCGACATCGAGCCCGGGACGGGCACCATGTTCGTCCGCGTCAACGGCTCGACCATCCACTACTGCTCCTCGAAGTGCGAGAAGAACGCCAACCTCGGTCGCGAGTCCCGCGACCTCGAGTGGGCCGGCGAGGAGGAAGCCGCCGAGGCCGACGACGACGAGGAGTCCGAATCGACCGCCGACGAGCGCCCCACGGACATCGAGGACCAGGGCCAGGACGTCGACGCGCCCGGTGACACCGACGAGGACCTCGAAGACGTCGAACCTGACGAGGCCGTCGAGGCCGGCGCCTCCGACCCCGACGAGGCCGAAGCCGACGAGGCGGACGCCGACTCCGAGGACGACGAGTCCGACGCCGACGAGGAGGAGGCCGAGGCTCGATGA
- the ndk gene encoding nucleoside-diphosphate kinase — MSHHDERTFVMAKPDAVQRGLTGEIVTRLEERGLKLVGAKFMQIDQELAEQHYGEHEDKPFFDELVEFITSGPVMAMVWQGADATRQVRQMMGATDPADAAPGTIRGDYGLDLGQNIIHGSDHEDEGANEREIELFFDEDELVEYTRSDEPWVYEDEGH; from the coding sequence ATGAGCCACCACGACGAGCGCACGTTCGTGATGGCCAAGCCCGACGCCGTCCAGCGCGGGCTCACCGGCGAGATCGTCACCCGCCTCGAAGAGCGCGGGCTGAAGCTCGTCGGCGCGAAGTTCATGCAGATCGACCAAGAGCTCGCCGAACAGCACTACGGCGAACACGAGGACAAGCCGTTCTTCGACGAGCTCGTCGAGTTCATCACCAGCGGTCCGGTGATGGCGATGGTCTGGCAGGGCGCCGACGCGACCCGTCAGGTCCGACAGATGATGGGCGCGACCGACCCCGCCGACGCCGCACCCGGCACGATCCGCGGCGACTACGGGCTCGACCTCGGTCAGAACATCATCCACGGCTCGGACCACGAGGACGAGGGCGCCAACGAACGCGAGATCGAGCTGTTCTTCGACGAGGACGAACTCGTCGAGTACACCCGCTCGGACGAGCCCTGGGTGTACGAAGACGAAGGCCACTGA
- a CDS encoding phosphotransferase family protein, translating to MQTTSAADIEAVLDESGPDYEEFSYEAATGGTRADVYMVTLVYQGNEYEVVVKFEPPGDDRFAVEPKLHEYVADRTEIPIPRILVFKREPERSVPPYFVTERVRGDNLADQYGAMDQSHWERVIEQVGTIMGDLHSEIAFEAFGRLMLYDDRITIRNWRGNWREYFADLTRSHIDRLGGTPFEGMQSRARDAIEDTLSLVPEDGMPRLVHDDMQPTNLLCMLDEPDPITAVLDWQDTLAAHRDYQLAQSEFLYIDSTFDDPQVCERLREQLYEGYRTHAAFDPGETYERTKPIYQLSTLLWRMTGFDDAFAEDDLGRARAEFQYRQQFDRLIAELPR from the coding sequence GTGCAGACGACATCGGCCGCAGATATCGAAGCCGTCCTCGACGAGTCCGGCCCGGACTACGAGGAGTTCAGCTACGAGGCGGCCACGGGGGGGACGCGAGCGGACGTGTACATGGTCACGCTCGTCTACCAGGGTAACGAGTACGAGGTGGTAGTGAAGTTCGAACCGCCGGGCGACGACCGGTTCGCGGTCGAGCCGAAGCTCCACGAGTACGTCGCCGACCGGACCGAGATCCCGATCCCGCGCATCCTCGTCTTCAAGCGCGAGCCCGAGCGGTCGGTGCCGCCCTACTTCGTCACCGAGCGGGTGCGCGGGGACAACCTCGCCGACCAGTACGGCGCGATGGACCAGAGCCACTGGGAGCGGGTCATCGAGCAGGTCGGGACGATCATGGGCGACCTGCACTCGGAGATCGCCTTCGAGGCGTTCGGTCGGCTGATGCTCTACGACGACCGGATCACCATCCGCAACTGGCGGGGTAACTGGCGGGAGTACTTCGCAGACCTGACCCGCTCGCACATCGACCGCCTCGGCGGGACGCCCTTCGAAGGGATGCAGTCACGAGCCCGCGACGCCATCGAAGACACCCTGTCGCTGGTGCCCGAAGACGGGATGCCCCGGCTCGTCCACGACGACATGCAGCCGACGAACCTGCTGTGCATGCTCGACGAGCCGGACCCGATCACCGCGGTGCTGGACTGGCAGGACACGCTGGCCGCCCACCGGGACTACCAGCTCGCCCAGTCGGAGTTCCTCTACATCGACTCGACGTTCGACGACCCGCAGGTCTGCGAGCGCCTGCGCGAACAGCTGTACGAGGGCTACCGGACCCACGCGGCGTTCGACCCCGGCGAGACCTACGAGCGGACCAAGCCGATCTACCAGCTGTCGACGCTCCTGTGGCGGATGACGGGCTTCGACGACGCCTTCGCCGAGGACGACCTCGGCCGCGCCCGCGCGGAGTTCCAGTACCGCCAGCAGTTCGACCGCCTGATCGCCGAGCTCCCGCGGTAA
- a CDS encoding COG1361 S-layer family protein — protein MNRTKTIALALLIAVASLPAVAAATSVNVTISSVDVTPSEPVPGDDVTIEPTIENFGSSSAGYFVDRVRVVEADGGPHPEEYADVKNIGTIPAGGERSVPLSVSFDEPGTYDLQVNVSGRDTEQDRVTRLSYPVSVTVEQRYPQLDIDANDSVAGVRADGSVTVANSLSSPIESVELAVGGENVTVTNRREVLATVASNASRTVAFDYRADDAGRHRMTATLTYTTAGGVTDTVTDTVTVRTATERPQLDIDTNASIAGLASHGTVTVANGLGAAVTNAELTVAGDGVTVRNDRSVFTRIADGESATAAFDFRPSTAGDHELTATLTYSTPGGASRTVTETLTVGADPLADNVALDLSTREGGNSQAVTVSVLNRGNAPISNVSVRATSPNASVGQALVDRVAAGESRAVRLNATLSGDRAAVDVDATYDVARQRGEATASTALTQAPGTISLTGIEVVPEGGRLRVSGSASNLGTTDAQSVLVRVDDTERVTPTAPNPEYFVTTVPASDFRSFDVYAAVRGNVSAIPLEVEYLVDGERHTRTFEVDAAGASRALAVGPDVEPQSAGGGFPLPLAIGAVVVVVVLALIVRTWRASRGGD, from the coding sequence ATGAACCGGACCAAGACGATAGCTCTCGCGCTCCTGATCGCAGTCGCATCGCTTCCGGCCGTCGCGGCCGCCACCAGCGTGAACGTGACCATCTCGTCGGTCGACGTGACCCCATCCGAACCGGTCCCCGGCGACGACGTCACGATCGAGCCGACCATCGAGAACTTCGGCAGTAGCTCCGCGGGCTACTTCGTCGACCGCGTGCGGGTCGTCGAGGCCGACGGTGGACCCCATCCCGAAGAGTACGCCGACGTGAAGAACATCGGGACGATCCCGGCCGGCGGCGAGCGGTCGGTCCCGCTGTCGGTATCGTTCGACGAGCCCGGCACGTACGACCTGCAGGTAAACGTCTCCGGCCGTGACACGGAGCAAGACCGGGTGACACGGCTGAGCTACCCGGTGTCGGTCACGGTCGAACAGCGCTATCCGCAACTGGACATCGACGCCAACGACTCCGTCGCGGGCGTCCGTGCCGACGGCTCGGTCACCGTCGCCAACAGCCTGTCGAGCCCCATCGAGAGCGTCGAACTCGCCGTCGGCGGCGAGAACGTCACCGTCACCAACCGTCGGGAAGTGCTCGCGACGGTTGCGAGCAACGCCTCCCGGACCGTCGCGTTCGACTACCGCGCCGACGACGCGGGTCGCCACCGGATGACGGCGACGCTGACCTACACGACCGCCGGCGGCGTGACCGACACGGTCACCGACACGGTGACCGTCCGGACGGCGACCGAACGGCCGCAACTCGACATCGACACGAACGCTTCGATCGCCGGGCTGGCGTCCCACGGGACCGTCACGGTGGCCAACGGACTCGGCGCGGCGGTGACGAACGCCGAGTTGACCGTCGCCGGCGACGGCGTCACCGTCCGCAACGACCGCTCGGTGTTCACACGCATCGCCGACGGCGAGTCGGCGACGGCCGCCTTCGACTTCCGCCCGTCGACGGCCGGCGACCACGAGCTGACCGCGACGCTCACCTACTCGACGCCGGGCGGGGCGAGCCGGACCGTCACCGAGACGCTCACCGTCGGCGCCGACCCGCTGGCCGACAACGTCGCGCTGGACCTGAGCACCCGCGAGGGAGGCAACTCCCAGGCGGTGACGGTGTCTGTGCTCAACCGAGGTAACGCGCCGATCTCGAACGTCAGCGTCCGCGCCACCTCGCCGAACGCCTCGGTCGGACAGGCGCTCGTCGACCGCGTCGCCGCCGGCGAGTCACGGGCGGTTCGTCTGAACGCGACGCTGTCGGGCGACCGCGCGGCCGTCGACGTGGACGCTACGTACGACGTGGCCCGCCAGCGTGGAGAGGCAACGGCGTCGACAGCGCTCACACAGGCGCCCGGCACGATCAGTCTGACCGGGATCGAGGTCGTCCCCGAGGGCGGGCGACTGCGCGTCTCGGGGAGCGCGAGTAACCTCGGGACGACCGACGCCCAGAGCGTTCTGGTCAGGGTCGACGACACGGAGCGGGTGACGCCGACTGCCCCGAACCCCGAGTACTTCGTCACGACCGTCCCGGCGAGTGACTTCCGTTCGTTCGACGTGTACGCGGCCGTGCGGGGCAACGTCTCGGCGATCCCGCTCGAAGTCGAGTACCTCGTCGACGGCGAGCGACACACGCGGACGTTCGAGGTCGACGCCGCGGGCGCGAGCCGCGCGCTCGCCGTCGGTCCGGACGTCGAACCGCAGTCCGCCGGCGGCGGATTCCCCCTCCCGCTGGCGATCGGTGCCGTCGTGGTGGTGGTCGTGCTCGCGCTGATCGTCCGCACCTGGAGGGCGAGCCGTGGCGGTGATTGA
- a CDS encoding ABC transporter ATP-binding protein produces MAVIEARNVVKRYRTGGETLEALEGIDFAVEPGEFVSIMGPSGSGKTTLLNLLGLLDDPSEGEVRLDGEDVTGLSDSERTRSRKRTIGFVFQDFYLVPTLTAKENVEVPALFDHDPSVEERSVDLLERMGLGDRLDHKPDELSGGQKQRVAIARSLVNEPRVLLADEPTGNLDRETGRTILDEFVAITERDVAVVAVTHDELVNEYVDETVELVDGHLGEDVPGDGGHSSAPEAPGSEPRPGDGDRP; encoded by the coding sequence GTGGCGGTGATTGAAGCCCGGAACGTCGTCAAGCGCTACCGGACCGGCGGGGAGACGCTGGAGGCCCTGGAGGGGATCGACTTCGCAGTCGAGCCCGGCGAGTTCGTCTCCATCATGGGGCCCAGCGGCAGCGGCAAGACCACGCTGTTGAACCTCCTCGGACTCCTCGACGACCCCAGCGAAGGGGAGGTCCGGCTCGACGGCGAGGACGTGACCGGGCTCTCCGACAGCGAACGGACCCGCTCGCGCAAGCGCACTATCGGGTTCGTCTTCCAGGACTTCTATCTCGTCCCGACGCTCACCGCGAAGGAGAACGTCGAGGTGCCCGCCCTGTTCGACCACGACCCGTCGGTCGAGGAGCGGTCGGTCGACCTGCTCGAACGGATGGGGCTCGGGGATCGGCTCGACCACAAGCCCGACGAGCTGTCGGGCGGGCAGAAACAGCGCGTCGCCATCGCCCGCTCGCTCGTCAACGAGCCGCGCGTCCTGCTGGCGGACGAGCCGACCGGCAACCTCGACCGGGAGACCGGTCGGACGATCCTCGACGAGTTCGTCGCGATCACCGAGCGAGACGTGGCCGTCGTCGCCGTCACGCACGACGAGCTCGTCAACGAGTACGTCGACGAGACGGTCGAACTCGTCGACGGCCACCTGGGCGAGGACGTTCCCGGGGACGGCGGGCACTCGAGCGCCCCGGAAGCGCCCGGCTCGGAGCCGCGACCCGGTGACGGTGATCGGCCGTGA
- a CDS encoding ABC transporter permease, giving the protein MERLFRRVPALLMARRNIARTKVRSVLAALGIVIGVIAIASLGMFGLTLRYQLTENLGDIANEVTVEPNREDVRTPRAISRREVRDIRRIAGSSASVVPIQQQNLPVSLDRGPPSNRFVQSVESPAAVYDAAEGSIPENFRSGVLVGQGIAAENDIDPGSTIAINGTSTPVRAVLAPGDSVGFLPSENAIVVPSSSFDRRGYYRVIVQAEDGGAANETAMALRERLNERRDRFTVDDNSDLADQIGQTFRALNLFLLGIGSISLLVAGVSILNVMLMSTVERRQEIGVLRAVGFQKRDVLKIMLSEAVLLGIVGGIAGAAFSIVAGMVINHFILGDATLAFRPGNFLYIGLAFAFGVGTSLLSGLYPAWKAANERPVEALRS; this is encoded by the coding sequence ATGGAGCGGCTGTTCCGTCGGGTCCCTGCACTGCTGATGGCCCGACGCAACATCGCACGGACGAAAGTCAGATCCGTGCTCGCGGCGCTGGGCATCGTCATCGGCGTCATCGCGATCGCGTCGCTCGGCATGTTCGGATTGACCCTGCGCTATCAGCTCACGGAGAACCTCGGCGATATCGCGAACGAGGTGACCGTCGAGCCGAACCGGGAGGACGTCCGGACGCCCAGAGCCATCTCGCGACGCGAAGTGCGGGACATCCGGCGCATCGCCGGGTCGAGCGCGTCCGTCGTCCCGATCCAGCAGCAGAACCTCCCGGTCTCGCTGGACAGGGGACCGCCGAGCAACCGGTTCGTCCAGAGCGTCGAGTCGCCCGCCGCCGTGTACGACGCCGCGGAGGGGTCGATCCCCGAGAACTTCCGGAGCGGCGTCCTCGTCGGCCAGGGGATCGCCGCCGAGAACGACATCGACCCCGGCAGCACCATCGCTATCAACGGCACGTCGACGCCGGTGCGGGCGGTGCTCGCGCCCGGCGACTCGGTCGGCTTCCTCCCGTCCGAGAACGCCATCGTCGTCCCCTCGTCGTCGTTCGACCGGCGGGGCTACTACCGCGTCATCGTCCAGGCCGAGGACGGCGGGGCGGCGAACGAGACGGCGATGGCGCTGCGCGAACGGCTCAACGAGCGCCGCGATCGGTTCACCGTCGACGACAACTCCGACCTCGCCGACCAGATCGGCCAGACGTTCCGGGCGCTGAATCTCTTCCTGCTCGGCATCGGCTCCATCTCCCTGCTGGTCGCCGGCGTCAGCATCCTCAACGTGATGCTGATGAGTACCGTCGAGCGCCGCCAGGAGATCGGGGTGTTGCGCGCCGTCGGCTTCCAGAAACGCGACGTGCTGAAGATCATGCTCTCGGAGGCCGTCCTGCTCGGTATCGTCGGCGGTATCGCCGGCGCCGCCTTCTCCATCGTCGCCGGGATGGTGATCAATCACTTCATCCTCGGCGACGCGACCCTCGCCTTCAGGCCCGGGAACTTCCTCTACATCGGGCTCGCCTTCGCTTTCGGCGTCGGGACGAGCCTGCTCAGCGGGCTCTACCCGGCGTGGAAGGCAGCCAACGAACGCCCCGTCGAAGCGTTGCGGAGCTGA
- a CDS encoding HTH domain-containing protein translates to MIDTMTDTTDQRIELYLRGDTYGSYDRQQRILGRVEDLEAEGVVTDTEVDASWQRIRTPEQDSRDAALATYDEFGDWASENGYRLEPAFERRQRSYIGSDAVHDVVVFPMASLAVYAGSDLQAVFPCADETGAINFTVQDCLDALESGESGWFEQFATVAVDRASPRLTVHAD, encoded by the coding sequence GTGATAGACACCATGACGGACACGACCGACCAGCGGATCGAACTCTACCTTCGGGGGGACACGTACGGCAGCTACGACCGGCAACAGCGCATCCTCGGGCGCGTCGAGGATCTGGAAGCCGAGGGCGTCGTCACCGACACGGAGGTCGACGCCTCTTGGCAGCGCATCCGGACGCCCGAACAGGACAGCCGCGACGCGGCGCTGGCCACCTACGACGAGTTCGGCGACTGGGCGAGCGAAAACGGCTACCGGCTCGAACCTGCCTTCGAACGCCGCCAGCGCTCGTACATCGGTAGCGACGCGGTCCACGACGTGGTCGTCTTCCCGATGGCGTCGCTCGCCGTCTACGCGGGCAGCGATTTGCAGGCGGTGTTCCCCTGCGCCGACGAGACCGGGGCGATCAACTTTACCGTCCAGGACTGCCTCGACGCCCTCGAAAGCGGTGAGTCCGGATGGTTCGAGCAGTTCGCGACGGTGGCCGTCGACCGCGCGAGCCCGCGACTGACGGTCCACGCCGACTGA
- a CDS encoding methionine synthase, with the protein MTDRPADNREQFRPADHDNDHFLLTSVVGSYKKPKWLDRARELYEDDDDNFGDTEWEEAKDDAARLITEEHERAGLDTVVDGEMRRTEMVEYFAERIEGYEFNGRVKVWGHNYFNKPSVAEEVEYGEQWLVDEFEFTDSVADRPVKVPITGPYTLANWTFNEAYDDDEALAYDLADLVNEEIEQLVDAGARYIQIDEPALATTPDDHAIVGDCLERIVADIPEEVRIGLHVCYGDYSRIYPEVLDYPIDELDLELTNGDYEQIDVFTEPEFTLDLALGVVDNHTAEVETVEEIKENIRQGLKVVPPEHLTISPDCGLKLLPREKAYAKMENMVTAAREVEAELDAGEIDVPAAGETASADD; encoded by the coding sequence ATGACCGACCGACCCGCCGACAACCGCGAGCAGTTTCGCCCGGCCGACCACGACAACGACCACTTCCTGCTGACCTCGGTCGTCGGCAGCTACAAGAAGCCCAAGTGGCTCGACCGCGCCCGCGAGCTCTACGAGGACGACGACGACAACTTCGGTGACACGGAGTGGGAGGAGGCCAAGGACGACGCCGCCCGCCTGATCACCGAGGAGCACGAGCGCGCGGGCCTCGATACCGTCGTCGACGGCGAGATGCGACGGACGGAGATGGTCGAGTACTTCGCCGAGCGCATCGAGGGCTACGAGTTCAACGGCCGCGTCAAAGTGTGGGGCCACAACTACTTCAACAAGCCCAGCGTCGCCGAGGAGGTCGAGTACGGCGAGCAGTGGCTCGTCGACGAGTTCGAGTTCACCGACTCCGTCGCCGACCGCCCCGTCAAGGTGCCCATCACCGGGCCCTACACCCTCGCCAACTGGACGTTCAACGAGGCCTACGACGACGACGAGGCGCTGGCCTACGACCTGGCCGACCTCGTCAACGAGGAGATCGAGCAGCTCGTCGACGCCGGCGCCCGCTATATCCAGATCGACGAGCCCGCGCTCGCGACCACGCCCGACGACCACGCCATCGTCGGCGACTGTCTCGAACGCATCGTCGCGGACATCCCCGAGGAGGTCCGCATCGGTCTCCACGTCTGTTACGGCGACTACTCGCGGATCTACCCCGAGGTGCTCGACTACCCGATCGACGAGCTCGACCTGGAGCTCACCAACGGCGACTACGAGCAGATCGACGTGTTCACCGAGCCCGAGTTCACCCTCGACCTCGCGCTGGGCGTCGTCGACAACCACACCGCCGAGGTCGAGACCGTCGAAGAGATCAAAGAGAACATCCGCCAGGGCCTGAAAGTCGTCCCGCCGGAGCACCTCACCATCTCTCCGGACTGCGGGCTGAAGCTGCTCCCCCGTGAGAAGGCCTACGCGAAGATGGAGAACATGGTCACCGCCGCCCGCGAAGTCGAAGCGGAACTCGACGCCGGCGAGATCGACGTGCCCGCCGCGGGCGAGACCGCCTCCGCCGACGACTGA